AAGGCAGTAGCTGAATTCGGAGATTCAAACCAATTAACAGTCGGTGAGACTGCAATTGCAATTGGTAGCCCTCTTGGAACTGATTATGCGAATTCTGTTACTCAAGGGATCATTTCTAGCCAAGGTCGCAATGTGAATTTGAAAGCTGATAATGGACAAAATATCTCTACACGCGCCTTACAAACAGACGCAGCCATCAACCCAGGGAACTCTGGAGGGCCATTAATCAATATTCAAGGACAAGTCATTGGGATTACCTCAAGTAAAATTTCAAATAATGGACAAACTTCAGTAGAAGGAATGGGATTTGCTATTCCTGCAAATGATGTTGTCAATATTATCAAACAGCTAGAAGAAAAAGGAAAAGTAGTTCGACCAGCTCTTGGAATCCAAATGATGGATTTATCCAACCTTTCAACTTCTGATTTAAGCCAATTAAAACTTCCTGAAAAAATCTCTGGAGGAGTACTGGTTCGTTCAACACTTGAAAATATGCCTGCTTCAGATAAATTGCAACGTTATGATGTCATCACAAAGATCGATGATACAGATATCGAGTCAACTGCAGATTTACAATCAGCCCTCTATTCTCACCAAATCAATGATACGATCAAGGTCACATTCTATCGTGATGGAAAACAACAAACAACTTCTATCAAGTTGACAAAATCAACTGAGGATCTGAGCGATTAACTTTCACTTTCTTGACATACTTGTAAACACACCTTTACGAATTTGTAAAGGTGTGTTATTCTATTCATAAGATGGAAAAATTAGAAAAAATAGCGGTAAAGGACATTCGAACCAATCCTTTCCAACCAAGAAAAGTATTTGATCAAGAAAAATTAGAAGAACTGGCTCAGTCAATCAAAGAAAATGGCTTAATTCAACCAATTATTGTCAGAAAAT
Above is a window of Streptococcus sp. LPB0220 DNA encoding:
- a CDS encoding S1C family serine protease, coding for MKSSSNLLKKLGNITLIFVVGFLGGILGTFLTLQTSHSSTSNTESKQVHSTTVKTAYKNTTSTSEAVDKVKNAVVSVITYSDSSNQGLFEKEENSDSQISSEGSGVIYKKEGKYAYLVTNTHVINGAKKVDILLADGNKVPGEVVGSDVYSDIAVVRISADKAKAVAEFGDSNQLTVGETAIAIGSPLGTDYANSVTQGIISSQGRNVNLKADNGQNISTRALQTDAAINPGNSGGPLINIQGQVIGITSSKISNNGQTSVEGMGFAIPANDVVNIIKQLEEKGKVVRPALGIQMMDLSNLSTSDLSQLKLPEKISGGVLVRSTLENMPASDKLQRYDVITKIDDTDIESTADLQSALYSHQINDTIKVTFYRDGKQQTTSIKLTKSTEDLSD